One part of the Rhodococcus oxybenzonivorans genome encodes these proteins:
- a CDS encoding alpha/beta fold hydrolase, translating to MLDIAWTPTLDTLTRNAWRLSFGGGIAPVERTPSTLIAEGPHRDLYRFDGNSISDDRPVLLVPPLAAPAQCFDLRPGQSLAAHLVDSGKATYLLDYGSMGYADRGLGFEDWIEDIIPTALEQVSRFHDEAPVDLIGWSLGGTLSLLTAAGRGDLPIGSVTAIGTPIDYRAVSMIAPLRTVGRFTGDRPLTAVTGMMGGLPAPLVQASYRFTALQRELTKPWFIARNLHDTETLARMESIDRFMADMPGYPARFFQQVCTQLILGNALVAGKFETRNGPLSLADISVPVLAIGGTEDVIAPVASVRAATEVLTGSPSARYESAPGSHLGLVAGPTARTTTWAHIDAFLDDAVARIA from the coding sequence GTGCTCGACATCGCCTGGACCCCCACCCTCGACACGCTCACCCGCAACGCGTGGCGACTGTCCTTCGGTGGTGGTATCGCGCCGGTGGAGCGCACACCCTCGACCTTGATCGCGGAAGGTCCCCATCGAGACCTCTACCGCTTCGACGGCAACTCGATCAGCGACGACCGCCCCGTCCTTCTCGTCCCCCCGTTGGCCGCGCCCGCGCAGTGCTTCGACCTCCGGCCGGGACAGAGCCTGGCCGCGCACCTCGTCGACTCCGGCAAGGCGACGTACCTCCTGGACTACGGGTCGATGGGCTACGCCGACCGCGGCCTCGGGTTCGAGGACTGGATCGAAGACATCATCCCCACCGCACTCGAGCAGGTGTCCCGTTTCCACGACGAAGCTCCCGTCGACCTGATCGGATGGAGCCTCGGCGGAACCCTGTCGTTGTTGACGGCCGCTGGCCGCGGCGACCTTCCCATCGGTTCGGTCACCGCGATCGGAACACCGATCGACTACCGCGCCGTCTCGATGATCGCGCCGTTGCGGACCGTGGGCCGTTTCACCGGAGACCGGCCGCTCACCGCCGTGACCGGGATGATGGGCGGCCTTCCGGCGCCACTCGTCCAGGCGAGTTATCGATTCACCGCACTGCAGCGGGAACTCACCAAGCCATGGTTCATCGCGCGCAATCTGCACGACACGGAGACCCTCGCCCGCATGGAGTCCATCGACCGGTTCATGGCAGATATGCCGGGTTACCCCGCACGATTCTTCCAGCAGGTCTGCACGCAGTTGATCCTCGGGAACGCCCTCGTCGCAGGCAAGTTCGAGACGCGGAACGGGCCGTTGTCACTGGCGGACATCAGCGTTCCGGTGCTCGCGATCGGCGGCACCGAGGACGTCATCGCCCCCGTCGCCTCTGTCCGGGCCGCTACCGAAGTGCTGACGGGATCGCCGTCGGCGCGGTACGAGTCGGCTCCCGGTAGTCACCTGGGCCTGGTGGCCGGACCGACTGCGCGCACGACCACCTGGGCACACATCGACGCGTTCCTCGACGACGCCGTCGCGCGCATCGCATGA
- a CDS encoding aminotransferase class V-fold PLP-dependent enzyme, which produces MTAVLTADVCVAPLAPVSGPDLRVPLVQGGDCTYVNFDYAASAPALAQVTDRISALLPTYSSVHRGAGYASRVSTACYEKARVSVAQFVAACDDQVVVFTRNTTDSLNLLAGCVPGSTVVLDIEHHANLLPWRNSRVVRAADTLAETVRLLVAELCSKPTALLAVTGASNVTGEVLPIAVLADVAHRCGARILVDGAQLAPHRRIDLEAWGVDYLAFSGHKLYAPFGSGVLVGKRDWLDAAEPYLAGGGAVRNVTVESTEWAPAPARHEAGTPNVLGAAALAAACDALAELDFGRVAEHEAALTSRLLSGLADVDGVEFLRLWSDAPDTVGIVAFTIDGYEPGEIAAYLSAEHGIGVRDGRFCAHPLLTRLGRPDGAVRVSLGLGSSSADVDRLVDAVAALVAGRRSWGYAKTDGQWNPVPETRFSHDALL; this is translated from the coding sequence ATGACTGCTGTATTGACCGCTGATGTGTGCGTAGCCCCCCTTGCCCCGGTTTCGGGCCCCGACCTGCGGGTTCCGCTGGTGCAGGGAGGTGACTGCACTTACGTCAACTTCGACTACGCGGCAAGCGCACCCGCACTGGCGCAGGTGACTGATCGAATCAGTGCGTTGCTGCCGACGTACTCGAGCGTGCACCGCGGGGCCGGGTACGCATCCCGGGTGTCGACCGCGTGCTACGAGAAGGCGCGCGTCTCGGTTGCACAGTTCGTGGCAGCTTGTGACGACCAGGTGGTGGTATTCACCCGGAACACCACCGATTCCCTCAACCTGTTGGCGGGGTGCGTTCCTGGCAGTACGGTGGTGCTCGACATCGAGCACCACGCTAATCTGTTGCCCTGGAGGAACTCCCGTGTTGTCCGGGCAGCTGACACCCTCGCTGAAACCGTTCGGTTGCTCGTGGCGGAATTGTGCTCGAAGCCCACTGCCCTTCTCGCTGTCACCGGTGCATCCAATGTCACCGGTGAGGTGCTGCCCATCGCGGTTCTGGCGGATGTCGCGCACCGTTGCGGTGCAAGGATTCTCGTCGATGGGGCGCAACTCGCGCCGCACAGGCGTATCGATCTGGAGGCATGGGGCGTCGACTACCTGGCGTTCTCCGGGCACAAGTTGTACGCACCCTTCGGGTCGGGCGTGCTGGTAGGAAAGCGTGACTGGCTCGATGCGGCGGAACCGTACCTCGCCGGTGGTGGGGCGGTGCGCAACGTGACCGTCGAATCCACCGAGTGGGCACCGGCTCCGGCCCGGCACGAGGCCGGCACTCCCAACGTCCTCGGCGCCGCAGCCCTCGCTGCGGCATGCGACGCGCTGGCCGAGTTGGACTTCGGCAGGGTCGCCGAGCACGAAGCGGCGTTGACGTCCCGACTTCTGTCCGGCCTCGCAGATGTGGACGGTGTGGAATTTTTGCGGCTGTGGTCGGACGCGCCGGACACCGTGGGAATCGTGGCGTTCACGATCGACGGGTACGAGCCCGGGGAGATCGCCGCCTACCTGTCTGCCGAGCACGGAATCGGAGTGCGTGACGGGCGGTTCTGCGCGCACCCGCTGCTGACGCGACTCGGCCGGCCAGACGGAGCAGTTCGGGTCAGCCTCGGTCTCGGCAGTTCCTCCGCTGATGTGGATCGGCTGGTGGACGCGGTCGCCGCATTGGTGGCCGGTCGTCGCAGCTGGGGCTATGCCAAGACCGACGGTCAGTGGAATCCAGTGCCGGAGACCCGTTTTTCGCACGACGCGCTACTATGA
- a CDS encoding MCE family protein, with amino-acid sequence MTSALVKWQLAGLILIALAGLVYVGAQYVRLDNLLGFGEYTVSVELANSGGIFSNAEVTYRGVPVGRVGEMSLTSDGVDVELKIDKSAPAIPASAKAVVANRSAIGEQYVDLQPDTDRGPFLEDGSVITVGSTATPVPVEELLAGTKELADSVPVDALRTVVTELGVAFNGRGEDIQVLADALAGLSQSGSESLDETLALLRDGRPVLATQSEQSSAIEQFSTDLDALAVQLRASDPDVRALIENGTAASDEVGALVSESGGAVTRNLTNLGMTVGTLSVQADALRTLFVYLPGIAAASSTIAPGDGTVHLGLVGEVNNPPPCTVGYEGTQAILEEMKRQDPDFDDTQQDFPQNTSANCETPQGSVTGVRSANRIVLGDPATVQPWDSKPKKDPNRLNLNPIATQLAPLLGVSPR; translated from the coding sequence ATGACCTCCGCACTCGTCAAGTGGCAGCTGGCCGGGCTGATTCTCATCGCCCTGGCCGGTCTGGTGTACGTCGGCGCCCAGTATGTGCGTCTCGACAATCTTCTCGGGTTCGGCGAATACACCGTCAGCGTCGAGCTCGCGAATTCCGGGGGGATTTTCAGCAATGCCGAGGTCACGTACCGGGGAGTTCCCGTAGGCCGCGTGGGTGAGATGTCGCTGACCTCGGACGGTGTCGATGTCGAGTTGAAGATCGACAAGAGCGCGCCTGCCATCCCTGCGTCCGCGAAGGCCGTCGTGGCCAACAGGTCGGCGATCGGCGAGCAATACGTCGACCTCCAGCCCGACACCGATCGTGGGCCGTTTCTCGAAGATGGATCCGTAATCACAGTGGGCAGCACGGCAACTCCCGTCCCGGTCGAGGAACTGCTCGCCGGAACAAAAGAATTGGCCGACTCGGTCCCGGTCGATGCGCTGCGTACGGTCGTGACCGAACTCGGGGTGGCGTTCAACGGTAGAGGCGAGGACATTCAAGTCCTCGCGGATGCGCTGGCGGGACTGTCGCAGTCGGGCTCCGAGTCGCTCGACGAGACACTGGCGCTGCTGCGCGACGGCCGGCCTGTGCTGGCGACGCAGTCCGAACAGTCCTCGGCCATCGAGCAATTCAGCACCGACCTCGACGCTCTCGCAGTACAGCTGCGCGCATCCGACCCCGACGTGCGGGCCCTGATCGAGAACGGAACGGCGGCCAGTGATGAAGTGGGCGCGCTCGTCAGCGAATCCGGAGGGGCGGTGACCAGGAACCTCACCAACCTCGGCATGACCGTCGGGACGCTCTCGGTTCAGGCGGACGCCCTTCGCACCCTGTTCGTATACTTGCCGGGAATTGCCGCGGCATCCTCCACCATCGCCCCCGGAGACGGCACCGTGCACCTGGGATTGGTGGGCGAGGTGAACAACCCACCTCCGTGCACGGTCGGTTACGAGGGCACGCAGGCGATACTCGAGGAAATGAAGCGCCAGGATCCCGACTTCGACGACACCCAGCAGGACTTTCCTCAGAACACGTCGGCGAACTGCGAAACGCCGCAGGGAAGCGTGACCGGTGTGCGAAGCGCCAACCGGATCGTTCTCGGTGACCCCGCAACGGTCCAGCCGTGGGATTCCAAGCCGAAGAAGGACCCGAATCGTTTGAACCTCAACCCGATTGCGACTCAGCTCGCACCACTTCTGGGGGTGAGCCCGAGATAG
- a CDS encoding Pls/PosA family non-ribosomal peptide synthetase, giving the protein MSLQSPTDSDRSLRIPQEFLRREFAPAPRTLLDVLYATADEYPDAAAIDDGTTSLTYRELLEEIGRGAEQLAESGVGAGDRVGIRMPSGSCALYVTILSTLAIGAAYVPVDADDPEERAALVFGEARVRCVVTGAGITPGTASERSELPAARPPRVDDDAWIIFTSGSTGTPKGVAVSHLNAAAFVDAEARMFLQDEPIGPGDRVLAGLSVAFDASCEEMWLAWRHGACLVPAPRSLVRSGMDLGPWLVARDVSIVSTVPTLASLWPAEALEAVRLLIFGGEACPPELAERLAVDGREVWNTYGPTEATVVACGALMDGRSPVSIGLPLDGWDLAVVDGSGEPVSEGEVGELVIGGVGLARYLDPAKDAEKYAPMPTLGWDRAYRSGDLVRLDRRGLLFQGRADDQVKLGGRRIELGEVDNALQNLPGVGGAAAAVRRTGAGHQILVGYLASTDPDFDLKAAHATLAEQLPAALVPRLVLVGELPTRTSGKVDRNALPWPPPGIDDSAEDLGLDGTSAWVAELWTSILGAQITGPADDFFELGGGSLAAAQLVTALRERFPEVTVAQLYDHPRLGSLADYLDELAPIDAVEPRLVTPTPRRSQLLQIAATVPLTTLTGLQWVTWLAIANNVFAYVADASWAPTVSWWWVLAAFVVFISPVGRMAISVIGSRILLRRLEPGTYPRGGSEHLRLWVALRLTEASGAANLSGAPWMLYYARALGATVGKGVDLHTLPPVTGMLELGDGCSVEPEVDLSGHWVDGDVVHIGEIKIGPGATVGARSTLLPGARIGRGAEIEAGSAVFGRVKAGQHWAGSPAVKVGKAAHPWPEETPRRASYWVPVFGVTSMLIAGLPIFALLSGIALIGWRIRDAGTIGSAVRQSLIVLPIATVLSLAVFAVLTVIAVRLLSIRLREGYHPVRSRTGWQVWATERLMDSARTFLFPLYASLLTPGWLRLLGARIGKNVEASTVLLLPKFTTVADGAFLADDTMVASYELGGGWMHIEDAKIGKRAFLGNSGMTGPGRRVPKNGLVAVLSAAPSKAKSGSSWLGSPPVRLRRAPGDTDAARTFHPPFRLKVARAIVETCRLIPVMVTFGIGLGVLFTLEVMADLIGFWLAALASGVVLLGAGAVAGSISVAAKWLVVGRIGKVEHPLWSSFVWRNEVSDAFVETVAAPWFARAATGTAVLNMWLRGLGATIGKGVWCETYWLPEADLVTLGDGATVERGCVVQTHLFHDRIMSMDTVTLGAGATLGPHCVALPAAGIGAGATVGPASLVMRGDTVPPSTRWQGNPIAPWAAT; this is encoded by the coding sequence TTGTCTCTCCAGTCACCGACGGATTCGGATCGCTCGCTCCGCATACCCCAGGAATTCCTTCGCCGCGAGTTCGCACCGGCGCCGCGCACCCTCCTCGACGTTCTGTACGCCACCGCAGACGAGTATCCCGACGCCGCAGCGATCGACGACGGCACGACGTCGTTGACCTACCGGGAACTGCTCGAGGAAATCGGCCGCGGCGCGGAGCAATTGGCCGAGTCCGGAGTCGGGGCAGGCGACCGGGTCGGCATCCGTATGCCTTCGGGGTCGTGCGCTCTGTATGTCACCATTTTGTCGACGCTGGCGATCGGCGCCGCGTACGTTCCCGTCGACGCGGACGATCCCGAGGAGCGCGCCGCCCTCGTGTTCGGCGAGGCTCGGGTGCGCTGTGTGGTGACGGGCGCCGGCATCACGCCGGGAACCGCCTCCGAGCGGTCGGAGCTTCCGGCCGCCCGCCCACCGAGGGTCGACGACGACGCGTGGATCATCTTCACCTCCGGATCTACCGGCACACCGAAGGGCGTCGCGGTCAGTCATCTCAATGCCGCGGCATTCGTGGATGCCGAGGCACGAATGTTCCTGCAGGACGAACCCATCGGGCCCGGCGACCGGGTACTCGCCGGATTGTCGGTGGCATTCGACGCGTCCTGTGAGGAGATGTGGCTGGCGTGGCGACACGGAGCCTGCCTGGTTCCCGCACCGCGATCGCTCGTGCGCAGCGGTATGGACCTCGGTCCTTGGCTGGTGGCCCGAGACGTCAGCATCGTGTCGACGGTGCCGACGCTCGCATCGCTGTGGCCGGCGGAGGCGCTCGAGGCGGTCCGTCTCCTCATCTTCGGGGGCGAGGCATGCCCACCCGAACTTGCGGAGCGCCTGGCCGTCGACGGACGAGAAGTCTGGAACACGTACGGGCCCACCGAGGCCACGGTCGTCGCGTGCGGTGCGCTGATGGACGGACGGAGCCCTGTCAGCATCGGCCTTCCCTTGGACGGCTGGGATCTCGCGGTAGTCGACGGCTCCGGGGAGCCGGTGTCCGAGGGCGAGGTGGGCGAACTGGTGATCGGTGGTGTCGGTCTGGCCCGCTATCTCGACCCTGCGAAGGATGCGGAGAAGTACGCGCCCATGCCGACCCTCGGATGGGATCGCGCCTATCGCAGCGGTGATCTCGTCCGCCTGGATCGGCGCGGACTGCTGTTCCAGGGACGCGCCGACGATCAGGTGAAACTCGGTGGCCGGCGTATCGAACTGGGCGAGGTCGACAATGCCCTCCAGAATCTTCCGGGAGTCGGCGGTGCAGCCGCGGCCGTACGCAGGACCGGCGCCGGTCATCAGATTCTCGTCGGCTATCTCGCCAGCACGGATCCCGACTTCGATCTGAAAGCAGCCCACGCGACGCTCGCCGAGCAACTACCGGCCGCGCTGGTGCCCCGGCTGGTTCTGGTCGGCGAGCTTCCCACTCGCACGTCCGGCAAAGTAGACCGAAATGCACTGCCCTGGCCGCCGCCCGGAATCGACGACTCGGCGGAGGACCTCGGACTCGACGGCACATCGGCGTGGGTGGCGGAGCTGTGGACGTCGATTCTCGGCGCGCAGATTACTGGCCCTGCCGACGACTTCTTCGAGCTTGGCGGCGGTTCCCTCGCGGCCGCCCAGCTGGTCACTGCGCTACGAGAGCGGTTCCCCGAAGTCACCGTGGCGCAACTCTACGACCATCCGCGGCTCGGCTCGCTGGCGGATTATCTCGACGAACTCGCACCCATCGATGCCGTAGAACCCCGTCTCGTCACCCCCACTCCGCGTCGCAGCCAACTGCTGCAGATCGCGGCCACCGTTCCGCTCACTACCCTCACCGGTCTGCAGTGGGTCACCTGGCTTGCCATCGCCAACAACGTCTTCGCGTACGTCGCGGACGCGTCGTGGGCGCCCACCGTCTCGTGGTGGTGGGTCCTGGCCGCATTCGTCGTGTTCATCAGCCCGGTGGGCCGGATGGCGATCTCGGTGATCGGCTCGCGGATCCTTCTCCGGAGGCTCGAGCCGGGCACGTATCCCCGCGGGGGCAGTGAACACCTCCGGCTGTGGGTGGCACTGAGACTCACCGAGGCCAGCGGCGCGGCCAACCTGTCGGGCGCACCGTGGATGCTTTATTACGCCCGGGCCTTGGGCGCCACCGTCGGGAAGGGCGTCGACCTGCACACACTTCCACCCGTCACCGGCATGCTCGAACTCGGTGACGGCTGTTCGGTAGAGCCGGAAGTGGATCTGTCCGGTCACTGGGTGGACGGTGACGTCGTGCACATCGGCGAGATCAAGATCGGTCCAGGGGCCACCGTCGGTGCCCGGTCCACGTTGCTGCCCGGCGCCCGCATCGGACGAGGCGCGGAGATCGAGGCCGGGTCGGCGGTGTTCGGACGGGTCAAGGCGGGTCAGCATTGGGCGGGTTCACCCGCCGTCAAGGTCGGTAAGGCCGCACACCCGTGGCCCGAAGAAACCCCGCGACGCGCGTCGTACTGGGTGCCTGTGTTCGGGGTCACGTCGATGCTGATTGCCGGACTCCCGATCTTCGCCCTTCTGTCCGGCATCGCCCTGATCGGCTGGCGGATCCGCGATGCCGGGACGATCGGATCCGCCGTACGGCAGTCGCTGATCGTTCTCCCGATCGCCACTGTTCTCAGCCTTGCGGTGTTCGCCGTTCTCACCGTGATCGCCGTTCGGCTGTTGTCGATCCGGTTGCGAGAGGGGTACCACCCGGTCCGCAGTCGCACCGGATGGCAGGTGTGGGCCACCGAGCGGCTCATGGATTCAGCCCGGACGTTCCTGTTTCCCTTGTACGCGAGCCTGTTGACACCCGGCTGGCTGCGGTTGCTGGGCGCCCGGATCGGCAAGAATGTCGAAGCCTCGACAGTGCTGCTGCTGCCGAAGTTCACCACGGTCGCGGACGGCGCGTTCCTGGCCGACGACACGATGGTCGCGAGTTACGAGCTCGGCGGCGGTTGGATGCACATCGAGGACGCAAAAATCGGCAAGCGGGCGTTCCTCGGCAACTCCGGAATGACCGGCCCGGGACGACGGGTGCCCAAGAACGGGCTCGTCGCGGTGCTGTCGGCGGCGCCCTCCAAGGCCAAGTCCGGTTCTTCTTGGCTGGGAAGCCCACCAGTCCGCCTGCGCAGGGCCCCGGGCGACACCGACGCCGCACGCACTTTCCATCCGCCGTTCCGGCTGAAGGTCGCCCGGGCGATCGTGGAGACGTGCCGTTTGATCCCAGTGATGGTGACGTTCGGAATAGGGCTCGGGGTGCTGTTCACGCTCGAGGTGATGGCAGACCTGATCGGCTTCTGGCTGGCCGCCCTGGCCAGTGGCGTGGTCCTCCTCGGCGCAGGCGCCGTGGCCGGATCGATATCCGTAGCCGCCAAGTGGCTGGTGGTGGGGCGCATCGGAAAGGTCGAGCATCCCCTGTGGAGTTCATTCGTCTGGCGAAACGAGGTGTCGGACGCGTTCGTCGAGACCGTCGCCGCACCGTGGTTCGCGCGCGCCGCCACGGGCACCGCCGTACTCAACATGTGGCTGCGCGGCCTCGGCGCGACCATCGGCAAGGGTGTGTGGTGTGAAACCTATTGGCTCCCCGAAGCCGATCTGGTGACCCTCGGCGACGGCGCCACCGTGGAACGGGGGTGCGTCGTGCAGACTCACCTGTTCCATGATCGGATCATGTCCATGGACACCGTCACGTTGGGAGCCGGCGCCACCCTCGGCCCGCACTGCGTCGCGCTGCCCGCCGCCGGAATCGGTGCAGGCGCCACGGTCGGACCTGCGTCACTGGTCATGCGCGGCGACACCGTTCCGCCCTCTACCAGGTGGCAGGGCAACCCCATCGCACCGTGGGCGGCGACGTGA
- a CDS encoding crotonase/enoyl-CoA hydratase family protein, with amino-acid sequence MTESKTWNAFTVERKDRVARVTLIGPGKGNAMGPDFWSELPEIFGELDADPEVRAVVIAGSGKHFSFGLDLPAMSGSFGAVLADKAQAGPRTAFHDTIKRMQSGINAVADCRKPVIAAVHGWCIGGGVDLISAADIRYASADARFSIREVKVAIVADMGSFARLPAIIGDGHLRELALTGKDIDSARAEKIGLINDVYEDADAVLAAAHATATEIAANPPLVVQGIKDVLDHSRSAAVNDSLRYVAAWNAAFLPSQDLTEAITAVFEKREPEFTGE; translated from the coding sequence ATGACCGAATCGAAGACCTGGAACGCGTTCACCGTCGAGCGGAAGGACCGCGTCGCGCGGGTGACACTCATCGGGCCCGGGAAGGGCAACGCGATGGGCCCCGATTTCTGGAGTGAACTCCCCGAAATCTTCGGTGAGCTGGACGCCGACCCGGAGGTGCGCGCCGTCGTCATCGCCGGTTCGGGCAAGCACTTCTCCTTCGGCCTCGACCTACCGGCCATGAGCGGGAGCTTCGGAGCCGTCCTGGCGGACAAAGCCCAAGCCGGCCCACGGACGGCCTTCCACGACACGATCAAGCGCATGCAGTCCGGCATCAACGCGGTGGCCGACTGCCGCAAGCCTGTTATCGCTGCAGTTCACGGCTGGTGCATCGGCGGCGGCGTCGATCTGATCTCGGCGGCCGACATCCGCTACGCCAGCGCTGACGCGCGGTTCAGCATCCGCGAAGTGAAGGTCGCGATCGTCGCAGACATGGGTAGCTTCGCCAGGCTTCCCGCGATCATCGGTGACGGACACTTGCGCGAACTCGCACTCACCGGCAAGGACATCGATTCGGCACGCGCCGAGAAGATCGGATTGATTAACGACGTGTACGAGGACGCGGACGCCGTGCTCGCGGCGGCGCACGCCACCGCCACCGAAATCGCGGCGAACCCACCGCTGGTGGTGCAGGGGATCAAGGACGTTCTCGACCACTCCCGCTCGGCCGCGGTCAACGACAGCCTGCGTTACGTCGCCGCCTGGAACGCAGCCTTCCTCCCATCGCAGGACCTGACCGAGGCGATCACCGCCGTCTTCGAGAAGCGGGAGCCCGAGTTCACGGGCGAATAG
- a CDS encoding flavin reductase family protein — protein sequence MAKNTDSVRAAGGEAEAELATGISAEDYRAALRRHPAGVTIVTLDSEAGPVGFTATSFASVSLNPPLVSFNIAHSSSSIGALHSADSLVIHLLGEHQQHLAQRFARSADQRFADRSLWARLDTGEPVLHGTPSWLRVTVDQLIPVGDHTLVIGLVTRVHAEDDDESAAAPLLYHEGRYYRPTPLDN from the coding sequence ATGGCGAAGAACACCGATTCCGTCCGCGCCGCGGGCGGCGAGGCCGAGGCCGAACTTGCTACCGGGATCAGCGCCGAGGACTACCGCGCCGCGCTGCGGCGTCATCCGGCGGGAGTCACTATCGTGACGCTCGATTCCGAGGCCGGGCCGGTGGGGTTCACGGCCACGTCCTTTGCGTCCGTCTCCCTGAATCCGCCGCTGGTGTCGTTCAACATCGCGCATTCCTCGTCCAGCATCGGCGCGCTGCATTCCGCCGATTCCCTGGTGATCCACCTGCTCGGCGAACATCAGCAGCATCTGGCGCAGCGATTCGCACGCAGCGCCGATCAACGATTCGCGGACCGGTCGCTCTGGGCTCGGCTCGACACCGGTGAGCCGGTGCTGCACGGGACCCCGAGCTGGCTCCGGGTCACCGTGGACCAGTTGATTCCGGTCGGTGATCACACGCTGGTCATCGGGCTGGTCACGCGGGTTCACGCCGAGGACGACGACGAGTCCGCCGCCGCACCCCTTCTGTATCACGAGGGGCGGTACTACCGGCCGACCCCGCTCGACAACTGA
- a CDS encoding TetR/AcrR family transcriptional regulator → MRQRLLDAAADEFAERGFNAARLTEVARRAGFTKGAVYSNFESKQDLFAELFAQRSLELAGRVLAEIAGLNPSAAVGKGGEAIASWMMREPGWSLLVLEFGVLAARDPQIAQAYLRERRHLRSRLVELIGERAREWGVEDTLDVRTTAISLMALISGLVLEHSVDPEEVDQTTMGAAVTALFAGAVAGAGRA, encoded by the coding sequence GTGCGGCAACGACTGCTCGACGCGGCGGCGGACGAGTTCGCGGAACGGGGCTTCAACGCCGCGCGTCTCACCGAGGTTGCGCGGCGCGCGGGATTTACCAAGGGTGCCGTTTACTCGAACTTCGAGTCGAAACAGGACCTGTTCGCCGAACTTTTCGCCCAGCGTTCACTCGAACTCGCCGGCCGTGTCCTCGCCGAAATAGCGGGGCTGAATCCGTCGGCCGCAGTCGGGAAAGGCGGCGAGGCGATCGCTTCGTGGATGATGCGCGAGCCGGGGTGGTCGTTGTTGGTGCTCGAGTTCGGCGTACTCGCTGCACGGGATCCACAGATCGCGCAGGCCTACCTTCGCGAACGACGACACCTACGGTCGCGGCTCGTCGAGCTGATCGGTGAGCGTGCCCGCGAATGGGGAGTCGAAGACACCCTCGACGTGCGAACCACGGCCATTTCTCTGATGGCACTGATCTCGGGCTTGGTGCTCGAGCACTCGGTCGATCCCGAAGAGGTGGATCAGACGACGATGGGAGCGGCCGTCACAGCGCTGTTCGCTGGTGCTGTCGCAGGCGCCGGCCGGGCTTGA
- a CDS encoding YbaK/EbsC family protein has product MPTPLHPHAAHVAETLIARGHHGVIVTQPESVHTADEAAKALGVDIGAITKSLVFLLDDDPILLLVSGAHEVDLANTGKRLQGNLTRAPLEMVRIATGQPIGGIAPLGHPTNLPTYVDNALAKHSELWAAAGHPDTVFRTSFSELVRITAGLAIDVD; this is encoded by the coding sequence ATGCCGACGCCCCTGCACCCCCACGCCGCGCATGTCGCCGAAACTCTGATCGCGCGAGGACACCACGGGGTCATCGTCACCCAGCCGGAATCCGTTCACACCGCCGACGAGGCAGCGAAGGCTTTGGGTGTGGACATCGGGGCCATCACCAAGTCGTTGGTGTTCCTTCTGGACGACGACCCGATCCTGCTCCTGGTGTCGGGGGCACACGAGGTCGACCTCGCGAACACCGGCAAACGACTGCAGGGAAACCTGACGCGGGCACCGCTCGAGATGGTGCGGATCGCCACCGGACAGCCGATCGGCGGCATCGCCCCGCTCGGGCACCCCACGAACCTGCCGACCTACGTGGACAACGCACTGGCCAAGCATTCGGAGTTGTGGGCCGCCGCCGGACACCCCGACACCGTGTTCCGCACGTCTTTCTCCGAGCTGGTGCGCATTACCGCGGGCCTCGCCATCGACGTCGACTGA